The Ostrinia nubilalis chromosome 17, ilOstNubi1.1, whole genome shotgun sequence genome contains a region encoding:
- the LOC135080275 gene encoding colostrum trypsin inhibitor-like, whose translation MEPPPWAYVPKKIGKPSLCYEPPKLGNCNPKKLLTRYGYNPFLDKCLPYTYTGCNGSRNKFLNEATCIKVCMTDPQSGCEHDSALPIDSFVWARRCGYSDDEPNEYDEIKS comes from the exons ATGGAGCCGCCGCCTTGGGCGTACGTGCCTAAGAAGATAGGCAAGCCGTCGTTGTGCTACGAACCGCCAAAGCTCGGAAACTGTAATCCTAAAAAATTACTCACTCG ATACGGCTACAACCCTTTCCTGGACAAATGCCTGCCGTACACCTACACCGGCTGCAACGGCAGCAGGAACAAGTTCCTCAACGAGGCGACCTGCATCAAGGTGTGCATGACGGACCCTCAGTCCGGCTGCGAGCACGACTCCGCGCTGCCGATAGACAGCTTCGTGTGGGCACGCCGCTGCGGGTACTCGGACGACGAGCCTAACGAATACGatgaaataaaaagttaa
- the LOC135079775 gene encoding uncharacterized protein LOC135079775 has protein sequence MLKFTLIGFLMFCQIAPIWACHGGGSSEEDFFVPVTSKMTNPYNKHIWYGWDAPPEAKGAWAQWMAKYQQAIAGKGGPYNPSIHDKPYGQDVKDWPADWGVLGPPRDGMMPPPWAYVPKRSGKPALCYDPPLYGDCSSNIYRYGYNSFTEECLQFSYSGCGGNMNNFVEWERCRDTCMGSPKFGCNDDSKIPIDTIVGARRCGYQDDVPNDYLSVRDYPGSK, from the exons ATGTTGAAGTTTACATTGATTGGCTTTCTTATGTTCTGTCAAATTGCTCCAATATGGGCTTGCCATGGAGGTGGCTCATCTGAAGAAGACTTCTTCGTGCCCGTAACGAGCAAAATGACCAATCCCTACAATAAGCATATCTGGTACGGCTGGGACGCACCGCCCGAGGCTAAAGGCGCCTGGGCTCAGTGGATGGCGAAATACCAACAGGCCATAGCTGGGAAGGGCGGCCCCTACAATCCCAGTATACATGATAAGCCGTATGGACAAGATGTAAAAGACTGGCCTGCGGATTGGGGTG TTCTGGGGCCACCTCGGGATGGTATGATGCCGCCGCCGTGGGCATACGTGCCAAAGAGGTCGGGCAAACCAGCGCTTTGCTATGATCCTCCGCTATACGGCGATTGCAGCTCAAATATATACCG TTACGGTTACAACAGTTTCACTGAAGAATGCCTTCAGTTCTCGTACTCGGGCTGCGGGGGCAACATGAACAACTTCGTCGAATGGGAGAGGTGCCGAGACACGTGCATGGGCTCACCCAAGTTCGGATGTAACGACGACTCCAAGATACCGATCGACACCATCGTAGGGGCGCGCCGCTGCGGTTATCAGGATGACGTGCCCAATGATTATTTGTCAGTAAGAGACTATCCGGGTAGTAAGTAG